Within the Pseudomonas chlororaphis subsp. aurantiaca genome, the region CGAACAGCGAGAACGTAGTCACGACCCTGGGGTTCGAGCAGGCGGCCGACCTGCAAAGCGTGCTGCTGGCCATGAACTGCCCCAGCGTCCATCTGATCGGTATCCGCCTGCACAATCGTCACAACGAAACCGTCGGCATCCTTGTCCTGCTGTTGGCCGACAGCGGCCAGGAAGCCGACCTGGAAAAGCTACGCCCGGACCGCATCGCTTTCCTGCAGGCGGTCTCCGGCGCCGCGGCGGTCAGCATCGACAGCCAGCGCCTGCAGAACCGGCAAAAGCAATTGCTCGACGCCTTCATCCAGCTACTGGCCGGGGCGATCGATGCCAAGAGCCCGTACACCGGCGGGCATTGCCAGCGGGTGCCGGCGCTGACCCTGATGCTGGCCCAGGCCGCCGCGGCCAGCCAGCAACCGGCGTTCAGCGCCTACCAACCCACCGAGGACGAATGGGAGGCGCTGCATATCGCGGCCTGGCTGCACGATTGCGGCAAGGTCACAACCCCCGAATACGTGGTGGACAAGGCCACCAAGCTGGAAACCCTGAACGACCGCATCCACGAGATCCGCACTCGCTTCGAGGTGCTCAAGCGCGATCTCTGGATCGACTACTGGCAGGCTCGCGCCCAGGGTGGCGATGAGGCTTCGCTGGTGGCGATCCGCGATGCCGGCCTGGCGGAGCTGGACGACGACTTTGCCTTTATCGCCCGCTGCAACCTCGGTAGCGAAGCCATGGCCGAGGCCGATCTGCAACGGCTGGAAAGGATTGCCCGGCGCACCTGGAGCCGCACCCTGGACGATCGCCTGGGTGTGTCCTGGGAAGAAAACCGCCGCCAGCAACGCACCCCGGCGGCGACCCTGCCGGTCACCGAACAACTGCTGGCCGACAAGCCCGAGCATCTGATCGAGCGCAACCCCGCCGAACTGATACCAGCGGACAATCCCTGGGGCTTCAAGCTCGATGTGCCGCCCTACAAGTACAACCGCGGCGAGCTGTACAACCTGAAAATAGGCAAAGGCACCCTGACCCGTGAAGAGCGCTACGTGATCAATCATCACATGGTGCAGACCATCCTGATGCTCAGCCACCTGCCCTTCCCCAGCCACTTGAACACCGTCACCGAGATCGCCGGCGGCCATCACGAGAAAATGGATGGCACCGGTTATCCCAAGCAGCTGAAACGGGAGCAGATGAGCCTGCCGGCGCGGATGATGGCGATCGCCGATATCTTCGAAGCGCTGACGGCGGCGGATCGCCCTTACAAGAAGGGCAAGACCCTGAGCGAAGCGCTGGGCATCATGGCGACCATGTGCCGTGATGCCCATATCGATCCGCAGCTGTTCGAGCTGTTCATCCAGACCGGAATCTACCAGCAGTACGCCGACCGTTTCATGGAACCGCAGCAGATCGATGGGGTAGACCCCGAGGGCGTGCTGGGCAAGGCCGGGCTCAGGGTCTGACGGGGTTCAGCAGTCGGTCAGGCGCAGGAAGATCGCCGCCAGACGCTCGATACCGGCCTGATCCTCGAGGGTGAAACGGGCGATTTTCGGGCTGTCCAGGTCCAGCACGCCGATCAGCCGTCCATCCTTGACCAGGGGCACCACCAGCTCACTGTTGGAAGCGCTGTCGCAGGCGATATGCCCGGGGAACGCGTGCACATCCTCGACCCTCTGGGTCTGCAGGCTCGCCGCGGCCGCACCGCACACGCCACGCCCGAAGGGAATGCGCACACAGGCGATCTGGCCCTGGAACGGGCCGAGCACCAGTTCCTCGTTGCGATTGAGGTAGAACCCGGCCCAGTTCAAGTCGTCCAGCTGGTTGAACAGAAACGCCGAGAACTGCGCGGCGTTGGCGATGAAATCGCGCTCGTCGGCCAGCAACGACTCCAGCTGGGCGCACAGCAAGGCATAGCCGTCCAGGCCTTTGCCGGTGTTCTGCAGATCGATCATGCTTTTTGCTCCAACAACTGCAAACCTACCCAGTAGCGCGCGAACTGATACGCGCAGCGACCATTGCGATTGCCCCGGCCGGTGGCCCAGCGCACGGCGAGGATGTCCAGGGCTTCGTCACGCTGCCATTGCAGGCCGGCCTTGCTTCCCAACTCGCCGATCCAGTGCTCGACCACGTTCAGGTAGTGCTCCTGGGTGAAGGGATAGAACGACAGCCACAGGCCGAAGCGGTCCGACAAGGCAATCTTGTCTTCCACTGCCTCACTCGGGTGCAGCTCGCCATCGACACGCTTCCAGTTCTCGTTGTCGCTTTCCTTCTCCGGCACCAGGTGCCGGCGGTTGGAGGTGGCGTACAGCAGCACGTTGTCCGGGGCCTGCTCCAACGAGCCGTCGAGTACGCTCTTGAGTACCCGGTAGTCGCCCTCGCCCGACTCGAACGACAGGTCATCGCAGAACAGCACGAAACGCTGCGGCAGCTTGACCAGTTGCTCCACCACCCGCGGCAGGTCGGCCAGGTGATCGCGCTCGATTTCGATCAGGCGCAGGCCATGTTGGGCATGCTCGGCCAGCAGTGCGCGGACCAGCGACGATTTACCGGTGCCGCGCGAGCCCCACAGCAAGGCGTGGTTGGCCGGCAAGCCATCGAGAAACTGCCGGGTATTGCGCCCCAACTGGTCACGCTGGTTGTCGACCCCGATCAGGTCGGACAAGCGCATGTCCAGGCTGACCTCCAGCGGCAGCAGAAAACCGCTGCGGCCTTCACGCTGCCAGCGCGCGGCCAGGCATTGGCTCCAGTCGATGGCTTGTCGCGGCGCGGGCAACAGCGGCTCGATACGCGCCAGAACCGCGTCGGCGCGCTCAAGAAAAGCATTCAATCGAGATTCCACGACTTCTCCTCGGGCAGGTTCCCAGTAATGATGTGGCGCGCAGACGAAACGACCTTCCGCCGGCCGGGTCTACCGCAGGCGAACGGCGCCGGGCCCTGCCGGCACACACTGACGATCAGCTATGCTTGCCCAGCGAAGGGAAACGGAAATTGGTTCAACACCCCATGGACATCAAGTTCACCAACCGCCTGTCTTACAAGCAAGCCAGGCTCACTGTGCTGGTCGGGCTTGTCCTGGGGACGGCGCTCAGTCTGCTGCAAATCGGCATCGATTATGCCAGCGAAGATGCCTCCATCAACCGGGAAATCAACGCCCTGCTGGAAATCAGCCACAATCCGGCCTCGCGTATCGCCTACAACATCGACTCCGAACTCGCCCAGGAGCTGACGCTCGGCCTGCTGCGCTCGCCGGCGATCATCCGCGCCCGGCTGATCGACAACAACGACACCTTGCTGGCCAACGTCACCCGGCCGGCCCAGCAAAGCCCCTACCGGATGCTCAGCGACTTCCTGTTCGGCGCCAAACGCGAGTTCCAGGACCGCCTGTACCTCGATCACCTGCCCTCGGAATCCCTCGGTGTCCTGCACCTGGAAGTCGACACCTACTCGTTCGGCAGCCGCTTCCTGCGCCGTGCGGAAATCACCCTGATCAACGGTTTCGTGCGCAGCCTGATCCTCACCGGGCTGCTTCTGGCGCTGTTCTACGTGATGCTGACCAAACCCCTGGTCGGCGTCATTCGCGAACTCAGCGGCCGCGATCCGCGCAACCCCGACCAGACGCGGCTGGACTTCCCCCCCAGCCACGAACAGGACGAGATCGGCGTGCTGGTCAAGGTCGCCAACCAGCAGTTCGACAACATGGCCACCGAGATCCAGCAACGGCGCAACGCCGAAAACCGCCTGACCGACTACCTCGGGCAGTTGGAAAACATCGTCTCGGCGCGCACCACCGAGCTCAAGGCGATCAACGACCGGCTGAGCCAGTCCAACGAAGAGCTGGAAATCGCCCGTAGCACTGCCCTCGACATGGCCCAGGCGCGTGCCGCTTTCCTGGCCAACATGAGCCATGAAATCCGCACTCCGCTCAATGGCTTGCTGGGCATGATCGCCTTGTCGCTGGACAGCCCGCTGAACGCCGAACAACGCCAGCAACTGTCGATCGCCCACGACTCCGGCAAAGTGCTGGTGGAGCTGCTCAACGATATCCTCGATATGTCCAAGTTCGACGCCGGCCAGCTGGAGCTGGAACGCATCCCATTCGACCTCGGGGTGCTGGTGGAGGACACCGCCAACCTGCTGTCGCAGAACGCCGCGCCGAGCGTCGAGCTGGCCTGCCTGATCGAGCCGGAGTTCCCGGCGCTGGTGCTCGGCGACCCCACGCGCGTGCGGCAGATCGTCAGCAACCTGCTGTCCAACGCCCTCAAGTTCACCCGCTTCGGCCGTGTCGATGTGCGCCTGCGTACGCTCGAAGACGGGGTCAGGATCGAAGTCTGCGACACCGGCATCGGCATCGCCCGCGAGGCCCAGGTGAAGATCTTCCAGCCCTACACCCAGGCCGGCGCCGGGATCACCCGGCAATACGGCGGCACCGGCCTGGGCCTGGCACTGACCTACAACCTCTGCGAAGCCATGCAGGGGCGCCTGAGCATCAGCTCGGAAGTGGGTTTTGGCAGCCAGTTCTGTGCCGACCTGCCGCTGCCCTGCCACACACCGGCCAGCCCACCACAGCCACTGCACGGCCAGGTCCTGGCCATTACCTCCGAAGGCAGCGGCCTGGCCGAACTGTTGAGCGTGCAGTTGCCGTTCTGGGGGTTGGAATATCGGCGCTGCGATCTCGATGAGTCACTGCTCGGGCAGAAGCCGGATCTGTTGATCACCGACTGCCCGGAATGCCTGTTCGGCCTGCGCCCGAGCATCAGCGCGCCGATTCTGCTGGTCACCGCCTACGGCAGTTTCCTGCCCAGCGAAGAAGCCAGCGCCCTGGCGCCGTTGCAGCAACAGGCGCGGCCATTGGCGCGCAACGCCCTGTATCAGACTCTGCGCCGGGCCCTGTTGGCCGAAACCGCGGTGATCAATGAAACCCAGTTGGAAACCCTGGCGCCCCTGCGCCGGGCCTTCATCCTCTTGGTGGAAGACAACCCGGTGAACCAGCTGGTGGCCAAAGGCATGCTGAGCAAGCTCGGTTGCGAAGTGACGGTCGCCTCCCAGGGCGCCGAAGCCCTGGACGTGCTGGAGCACCAGCATTTCGACCTGGTGCTGATGGACTGCAACATGCCGGTGATGGATGGCTACGAGGCCAGCCGGCAGATCCGCCGCAGCGGCCGCTGGCCGGACCTGCCGATCGTCGCCCTGACCGCCAACGCCATGCCCGAAGAACGCGAGCGCTGCCGGGCCGCGGGCATGAGCGACTACCTGGCCAAACCCTTCCGCCGTGAAGAGCTGATTGCCCTGCTGGACCTCTGGGTGCCGACTACGACAGCGCTTTGACCTGGGCCAGCAGACGGTCCAGGCCATTGCGCAACTCGCTCAGGCTGTCGAGATCGACACCGCTGTCGCATAACAACGCGGCCTTGAGCGGCGGCACCTGATCGCGCAGGGCCAGGCCGGCCTCGCTCAGGCTCAGGTGCACCTCGCGCTCGTCGCGGGACGAACGCTGGCGCTGCACCAGTTGCAGCTGTTCAAGGCGCTTGAGCAGCGGCGTCAGGGTCCCGGAATCCAGCGCCAGGCGTTCCCCCAGCGCCTTGACCGTCGGCAGCTCTGGCGGCATGGTCTGCCATTCCCAGAGCACAAGCATCACCAGGTACTGCGGGTAGGTCAGGCCCAACTGGTCGAGCATCGGCTTGTAGCCCCGCACCACGGCCCGCGAGGCGGCGTACAGCTTGAAGCACAGCTGGCTGTCGAGTTTCAGCGAATCGGCGGACAGGTCGGTCATTGGAGCAGGGCTTCGATCTCGCGGGTCAGGTCCTGGGGCTTGGTGGCCGGGGCGAAACGCTTGACCAGCGCGCCGTCCTTGCCGATCAGGAACTTGGTGAAGTTCCACTTGATGCCCTGGGAACCCAATACCCCCGGCGCGCGTTTTTTCAACTGCACGAACAGCGGGTGCGCCTCGGCGCCATTGACGTCGATCTTCTTGAACAGCGGAAAGCTGACGCCGTAGTTCAGCTCGCAGAACTCGGAAATCGCCCCTTCGTTGCCCGGCTCCTGCTTGCCGAACTGGTTGCAGGGAAAGCCCAGCACCACCAGGCCCCGGTCCTTGTAGGTCTGCCACAGTTCTTCCAGCCCCTTGTACTGCGGGGTGAAACCGCACTTGCTCGCGGTGTTGACCACCAGCACGGCCTTGCCGGCGAAGTCGGCCAGGGTCTTTTGCTCGCCCTTGATGGTGGTGCACGGAATGTTCAGCAATGTGTCACTCATGGCGCGGACTCCAGAAACGAAAGGTGCGATAAAAATAGCGCTCAATTAAATTGCATGCAATTTAATTAGCCGGAAAGCGATTCCGAAAAATCGCCTTGGGCGCCCACTACGATCAGCGTGGAACCAGGTCCAGGCACACCGAGTTGATGCAGTAGCGCAGGCCGGTCGGCGGCGGGCCGTCCGGAAATACATGCCCCAGGTGTGCATCGCATTTGGCGCAGACCACTTCGGTACGGATCATGCCGTGGCTCAGGTCACGGATCTCGACCATGGCGCTCTCGCCGATCGGCTCGTAGAAGCTCGGCCAGCCGCAACCGGAGTCGAATTTGGCCTTGGAGTCGAACAGCGGCGCATTGCAGCAGATGCAGTGATACACACCGTCGGTCTTGGTGGCGTTGTACTTGCCCGAGAACGGCCGCTCGGTGCCTTTGAGGCGACAGACGTTGTACTGCTCTGGATCGAGCATGGCACGCCATTCTTCAAGGGGTTTTTCCAGCTTTTCCATGGTCCTTCCTCTGCAACTGAAAAAGCCCGATCTGTATCTTTTCCACGGATCGGGCGGCACGTATGATTGCGCCTCGTTAGACGCCAGTCTGGCAGCCGTGTTACACGGGTTCAAACGGATTTTGCCGCCGCGAACCCAGGCTTCAGGCCTGTGTGCAAACGCAGGATTCCCAGTACGGTAGCTCACTCACCGTCTGGATCGTTCATTTTCGGGAACACATCGCCATGCAGGTCAGCAAATCGAACAAGCTCGCCAACGTCTGTTATGACATTCGCGGCCCAGTGCTCAAGCACGCCAAACGCCTGGAAGAGGAAGGCCATCGCATCCTCAAGCTGAACATCGGCAACCCGGCGCCTTTTGGTTTCGAAGCGCCGGACGAAATCCTCCAGGACGTGATCCGCAACCTGCCGACCGCACAGGGCTACAGCGACTCCAAGGGCCTGTTCAGCGCCCGCAAGGCGGTCATGCAGTACTACCAGCAAAAGCAGGTGGAAGGCGTCGGCATCGAAGACATCTACCTGGGCAACGGCGTTTCCGAACTGATCGTCATGGCCATGCAGGCCCTGCTCAACAACGGTGACGAAGTGCTGGTACCGGCTCCGGACTACCCGCTGTGGACCGCGGCCGTGAGCCTGGCCGGCGGCAACCCGGTGCACTACCTGTGCGACGAGCAGGCCAATTGGTGGCCGGACATCGCCGACATCAAGGCCAAGATCACCCCGAACACCAAGGCCCTGGTGATCATCAACCCGAACAACCCAACCGGCGCGGTGTACCCCAAGGAAGTGTTGCTGGAGATGCTCGAACTGGCGCGCCAGCACAACCTGGTGGTGTTCTCCGACGAGATCTACGACAAGATCCTCTACGATGACGCCGTGCACGTCTGCACCGCCTCCCTGGCGCCGGACCTGCTGTGCCTGACCTTCAACGGCCTGTCCAAGTCCTACCGGGTGGCCGGTTTCCGTTCCGGCTGGGTGGCCATTTCCGGTCCCAAGCACCACGCCCAGAGCTACATCGAAGGCATCGACATGCTGGCCAACATGCGCCTGTGCGCCAACGTGCCGAGCCAGCACGCCATCCAAACGGCGCTGGGCGGCTATCAGAGCATCAACGACCTGGTGCTGCCGCCGGGCCGCCTGCTGGAACAGCGCAACCGCACCTGGGAACTGCTCAACGACATCCCCGGCGTCAGTTGCGTCAAGCCCATGGGCGCGCTGTACGCCTTCCCGAAAATCGACCCGAAAGTCTGCCCGATCCACAACGACGAGAAGTTCGTCCTGGACCTGCTGCTCTCGGAGAAACTGCTGGTGGTTCAGGGCACCGCCTTCAACTGGCCATGGCCGGACCACTTCCGTGTCGTGACCCTGCCGCGGGTCGATGACCTGGAACAGGCGATCGGCCGTATCGGCAGCTTCCTCAAGTCGTATCGCCAGTAAGCTTGCAACGCAGTGCGACCGCCCCGGGTCGCACTGCGATTAATTCAGCAACACTTCTGTACTCCCTGCTGCGCCTACCCTTCTGTATCTTTGCCTTGCACCTCGTGCCCAGTGGTAACACGCCTCTGAAGCGCTGGTCAGCTTCCGGTGCCTTCCCCACCTGCGACAGAAAGCTCATGCAAGCGTCTAAAATCAGCCTGCAGGACACAGTTTGAAATAGTCACCCGGTTGAATAGGCTGGTGCCGCACCTTATATACCCCGCAGAACGCTACATCTTTAGCATGAGGAGATTTCTACAACCATGATGCGCATCCTGCTGTTCTTGGCCACTAACCTGGCGGTCGTGCTGATTGCCAGCATCACCCTGAGCCTTTTCGGCTTCAACGGGTTCATGGCGGCCAATGGGGTTGATCTCAACCTCAATCAGCTGCTGGTTTTCTGTGCGGTCTTTGGTTTCGCCGGTTCCCTGTTCTCGCTGTTCATCTCCAAGTGGATGGCGAAAATGAGCACCAGCACCCAGATCATTACCCAGCCTCGTACTCGTCATGAACAATGGCTGCTGCAAACCGTCGAGCAACTGTCCCGCGAAGCCGGGATCAAGATGCCCGAAGTCGGTATTTTCCCGGCCTACGAGGCCAACGCCTTTGCCACCGGCTGGAACAAGAACGACGCGCTGGTCGCGGTGAGCCAGGGCCTGCTCGAGCGCTTTTCGCCCGATGAAGTGAAAGCCGTGCTGGCCCACGAGATCGGTCACGTGGCCAACGGCGACATGGTCACCCTGGCGCTGATCCAGGGCGTGGTGAACACCTTCGTGATGTTCTTCGCGCGCATCATCGGCAACTTCGTCGACAAGGTGATTTTCAAGAACGAAGAAGGCCAGGGTATCGCCTACTACATCGCGACCATCTTCGCCGAACTGGTCCTGGGCATCCTGGCCAGCGCCATCGTCATGTGGTTCTCGCGCAAGCGCGAATTCCGTGCCGACGAAGCCGGTGCGCAACTGGCCGGTACCGCGGCAATGATCGGCGCCCTGCAACGCCTGCGCTCGGAACAGGGCCTGCCGGTGCACATGCCCGACACCCTGAATGCCTTCGGCATCAACGGTGGCCTCAAACAAGGCCTGGCTCGCATGTTCATGAGCCACCCGCCGCTGGAAGAGCGTATCGACGCACTGAGTCGTCGTCGCGGATAACGCTGGCGCAACACAAAAAAGGGCGACCCAGGTCGCCCTTTTTTATTGCCCGTGGAAAACCGGAACTCAGCGTGCTAGCAAGCGATAGACCCGCTCTTCGAGGCGGGTCACGCCACCCTGGAGAAACTTCCAGCTCTCGCCAAGGATGTCCCGCTCCTCCTCGACCCGCAGCTGCCAGCGCTTACCGAGCAAGGCCTTGGCCTCGTCATCGAGCACCGCGAAAGGCGGCCCCGCCATCAGCGCCTGGTCGTAATCCAGGGCGATCAGCAGCCCTTGGCAGCCCTGGGCCAGGATGGACTGCAGATGCACCGCATACCGCTCGCGCATCTCCGGCGGCAAGGCGATCAGCGCCGCACGGTCGTACAACGCCTGGCAGTCGGCGACATCCGTAGCCTGCAGGGCAAAAAAGTCGCCACACCAGAGCTGGATCGGGCCGTACTCATAGACCTTGAATCCACCTCGAAGGCTGACCTGCGGCTGCAACTGCTGTTCGCTGAAAAAGTCCTGGATGGCCTTCTCCGACAACTCGATACCCAGCACCTGATGCCCCTGGCTGGCCAGCCAGCTCAGGTCCAGGCTCTTGCCGCACAGCGGCACCAGCACCCGCGAACCCGGCGCCAGCCCCA harbors:
- a CDS encoding GAF domain-containing protein, with translation MIDLQNTGKGLDGYALLCAQLESLLADERDFIANAAQFSAFLFNQLDDLNWAGFYLNRNEELVLGPFQGQIACVRIPFGRGVCGAAAASLQTQRVEDVHAFPGHIACDSASNSELVVPLVKDGRLIGVLDLDSPKIARFTLEDQAGIERLAAIFLRLTDC
- a CDS encoding ATP-binding protein, yielding MESRLNAFLERADAVLARIEPLLPAPRQAIDWSQCLAARWQREGRSGFLLPLEVSLDMRLSDLIGVDNQRDQLGRNTRQFLDGLPANHALLWGSRGTGKSSLVRALLAEHAQHGLRLIEIERDHLADLPRVVEQLVKLPQRFVLFCDDLSFESGEGDYRVLKSVLDGSLEQAPDNVLLYATSNRRHLVPEKESDNENWKRVDGELHPSEAVEDKIALSDRFGLWLSFYPFTQEHYLNVVEHWIGELGSKAGLQWQRDEALDILAVRWATGRGNRNGRCAYQFARYWVGLQLLEQKA
- a CDS encoding hybrid sensor histidine kinase/response regulator, producing MDIKFTNRLSYKQARLTVLVGLVLGTALSLLQIGIDYASEDASINREINALLEISHNPASRIAYNIDSELAQELTLGLLRSPAIIRARLIDNNDTLLANVTRPAQQSPYRMLSDFLFGAKREFQDRLYLDHLPSESLGVLHLEVDTYSFGSRFLRRAEITLINGFVRSLILTGLLLALFYVMLTKPLVGVIRELSGRDPRNPDQTRLDFPPSHEQDEIGVLVKVANQQFDNMATEIQQRRNAENRLTDYLGQLENIVSARTTELKAINDRLSQSNEELEIARSTALDMAQARAAFLANMSHEIRTPLNGLLGMIALSLDSPLNAEQRQQLSIAHDSGKVLVELLNDILDMSKFDAGQLELERIPFDLGVLVEDTANLLSQNAAPSVELACLIEPEFPALVLGDPTRVRQIVSNLLSNALKFTRFGRVDVRLRTLEDGVRIEVCDTGIGIAREAQVKIFQPYTQAGAGITRQYGGTGLGLALTYNLCEAMQGRLSISSEVGFGSQFCADLPLPCHTPASPPQPLHGQVLAITSEGSGLAELLSVQLPFWGLEYRRCDLDESLLGQKPDLLITDCPECLFGLRPSISAPILLVTAYGSFLPSEEASALAPLQQQARPLARNALYQTLRRALLAETAVINETQLETLAPLRRAFILLVEDNPVNQLVAKGMLSKLGCEVTVASQGAEALDVLEHQHFDLVLMDCNMPVMDGYEASRQIRRSGRWPDLPIVALTANAMPEERERCRAAGMSDYLAKPFRREELIALLDLWVPTTTAL
- a CDS encoding MarR family winged helix-turn-helix transcriptional regulator, whose amino-acid sequence is MTDLSADSLKLDSQLCFKLYAASRAVVRGYKPMLDQLGLTYPQYLVMLVLWEWQTMPPELPTVKALGERLALDSGTLTPLLKRLEQLQLVQRQRSSRDEREVHLSLSEAGLALRDQVPPLKAALLCDSGVDLDSLSELRNGLDRLLAQVKALS
- a CDS encoding glutathione peroxidase, with translation MSDTLLNIPCTTIKGEQKTLADFAGKAVLVVNTASKCGFTPQYKGLEELWQTYKDRGLVVLGFPCNQFGKQEPGNEGAISEFCELNYGVSFPLFKKIDVNGAEAHPLFVQLKKRAPGVLGSQGIKWNFTKFLIGKDGALVKRFAPATKPQDLTREIEALLQ
- the msrB gene encoding peptide-methionine (R)-S-oxide reductase MsrB, producing MEKLEKPLEEWRAMLDPEQYNVCRLKGTERPFSGKYNATKTDGVYHCICCNAPLFDSKAKFDSGCGWPSFYEPIGESAMVEIRDLSHGMIRTEVVCAKCDAHLGHVFPDGPPPTGLRYCINSVCLDLVPR
- a CDS encoding pyridoxal phosphate-dependent aminotransferase, yielding MQVSKSNKLANVCYDIRGPVLKHAKRLEEEGHRILKLNIGNPAPFGFEAPDEILQDVIRNLPTAQGYSDSKGLFSARKAVMQYYQQKQVEGVGIEDIYLGNGVSELIVMAMQALLNNGDEVLVPAPDYPLWTAAVSLAGGNPVHYLCDEQANWWPDIADIKAKITPNTKALVIINPNNPTGAVYPKEVLLEMLELARQHNLVVFSDEIYDKILYDDAVHVCTASLAPDLLCLTFNGLSKSYRVAGFRSGWVAISGPKHHAQSYIEGIDMLANMRLCANVPSQHAIQTALGGYQSINDLVLPPGRLLEQRNRTWELLNDIPGVSCVKPMGALYAFPKIDPKVCPIHNDEKFVLDLLLSEKLLVVQGTAFNWPWPDHFRVVTLPRVDDLEQAIGRIGSFLKSYRQ
- the htpX gene encoding protease HtpX, which codes for MMRILLFLATNLAVVLIASITLSLFGFNGFMAANGVDLNLNQLLVFCAVFGFAGSLFSLFISKWMAKMSTSTQIITQPRTRHEQWLLQTVEQLSREAGIKMPEVGIFPAYEANAFATGWNKNDALVAVSQGLLERFSPDEVKAVLAHEIGHVANGDMVTLALIQGVVNTFVMFFARIIGNFVDKVIFKNEEGQGIAYYIATIFAELVLGILASAIVMWFSRKREFRADEAGAQLAGTAAMIGALQRLRSEQGLPVHMPDTLNAFGINGGLKQGLARMFMSHPPLEERIDALSRRRG
- a CDS encoding thiopurine S-methyltransferase produces the protein MQPEFWHKRWEQNQIGFHLSEVNPYLQRYWPQLGLAPGSRVLVPLCGKSLDLSWLASQGHQVLGIELSEKAIQDFFSEQQLQPQVSLRGGFKVYEYGPIQLWCGDFFALQATDVADCQALYDRAALIALPPEMRERYAVHLQSILAQGCQGLLIALDYDQALMAGPPFAVLDDEAKALLGKRWQLRVEEERDILGESWKFLQGGVTRLEERVYRLLAR